DNA sequence from the Streptomyces sp. CA-210063 genome:
AGCCTCAACGTCCGTATCACCAACTGCTTGCGAAAGAACGCCAGTTACGAACTCTCAGGCGCCGTCGCCCTCACCCGCGTCCTCGCCCCGGCCTTCACCGACCTCTCGACCCGCTTCCCCGGCAGCGCCATGCTCCGCGAACCGGCCTACCGCAGCCTCGCCGTCCCCGGCCCCGACGGCACCCCTGACCGCGCCCTCCTCGAAGGCTTCGGCGTGATCGTCCGCGAGGGCCTGTCCCGGCGACTGCTGCCCGGCACGACCCCGCTGCTCGCGGCCGCCGTCGCCGACGAGTACCCGACCAGCGCCGCCCACATCTCCCGCCTCCTCGACGGCGCGGGCCCCGCGGCCGCCCTGGACTGGTGGCGGGCCTACCTCCGCCTCCTCGTCCCGCCCGTGCTCTCCGCCTACTTCGACCACGGCCTCGTCCTGGAACCCCACCTCCAGAACGTCCTCGTCTGCGTCGACACCGACGGCATGCCCGCCCAGGTCCTCTTCCGCGATCTGGAGGGCACCAAGCTCGTCCCCGACCACCACGCCGACACCCTCGCCGCCCTGCCGCCCGAGGTCGCCGGCCCGATGTCGTACGACGCCCGGCGTGGCTGGGACCGCGTCGTGTACTGCCTGCTCGTCAACCACGTCGCCGAGCTGCTCGCCGCCCTCGCCGACCTGCACCCCGAGACCGAGGCCGACCTGTGGGCGGCGGTCCGCGCGACCATCCGCGCCTACGCGGACGAGGAGGGCTGCCCGCCCCGCCTCTCCGCCCTGCTCGCCGGGGTGCCCCTGCCCGCCAAGACCAACCTGCTCACCCGCTGGGAGCGCAAGGCCGACCGCGAGGCCGGCTACGTCCGGCTGCCCTCCCCCCTCGCCGAGGACGTCCTCCGCTGGAGCACCCGATGAGACAGGAGCGCCCGATCAGTCAGGAACGCCCGATGAGCCTCCCCACCCCCGCCGTACGTGACCGCGTCCTGTCCCTGCCGCCCACCGAACTCCCCGCGTACGTCTACGACTTGGCCGCCCTGCGCGCACACGCGGCACAGGTGCGCGCCGCGCTCCCCGAACGCGTCGAGCTGTACTACGCCGCCAAGGCCAACCCCGAGCCGGAGATCCTCGCCGCGGTCGGCCCGTACGTCGACGGCTACGAGGTGTCCTCCGGTGGCGAACTCGCCCATGTCGCCGAGGCCGTCCCGGGCCGTCCGCTGGCCTTCGGCGGCCCCGGCAAGACCCCGGACGAGATCCGCGCCGCCCTGCGACAGGGCGTCGAACGCTTCCATGTGGAGAGCGAGCACGACCTGCGCATGCTCGCCGAACTGGCACGCCAGACGGCGCCGGACACACGCGTGGGGGTGCTCCTCCGCTTCAACCTCGCGGTGGCCGACGGCTCACTGGCGGGCAGCTCGCTCACCATGGGCGGCCGCCCCACCCCCTTCGGTCTGGACCCCTCACAGGCACCGAACGTCCTGCGCCCTCTCACGGACGGCACCTACCCGCACCTCGGACTGCGCGGCATCCACGCCCACTTGGCGAGCGGACTCGACGCACCCGCGCAACTCTCCGTAGCCCGCGCGATCGTGGACTGGGCGACGGGACTCGGCGTCACCCTCTCCGAGGTGAACGTCGGCGGCGGCATGGCCGTCGACTACGCGCACCCCGAGAGCCGCTTCGACTGGAAAACATACGGCGAAGGTCTCACTCGACTCGCCGATGCCCACCCGGAACTGACGCTTCGTATCGAACCGGGCCGGGCACTGACCGCGTACTGCGGCTGGTACGTCACCGAGGTGCTGGACGTGAAGCACAGCCACGGCGAGGAGTTCGCCGTGGTCCGCGGCGGCACTCACCATCTCCGCACCCCGGCGACCAAGGGGCACGACCAGCCGTGCGCGGTGCTGCCGGTCGAGGAATGGCCGCACCCGTGGCCGCGCCCGGCGGCCGTGGGGGAGTACGTCAGTCTCACGGGGCAGCTGTGCACACCGAAGGACCTCCTCGCCCGTAACGCCCACGCGCCCGGGCTGCGGGCGGGGGACCGGGTGGCGTTCTCCCTCGCGGGCGCGTACGCGTGGAACATCTCGCACCACGACTTCCTGATGCATCCGCGCCC
Encoded proteins:
- a CDS encoding type III PLP-dependent enzyme: MSLPTPAVRDRVLSLPPTELPAYVYDLAALRAHAAQVRAALPERVELYYAAKANPEPEILAAVGPYVDGYEVSSGGELAHVAEAVPGRPLAFGGPGKTPDEIRAALRQGVERFHVESEHDLRMLAELARQTAPDTRVGVLLRFNLAVADGSLAGSSLTMGGRPTPFGLDPSQAPNVLRPLTDGTYPHLGLRGIHAHLASGLDAPAQLSVARAIVDWATGLGVTLSEVNVGGGMAVDYAHPESRFDWKTYGEGLTRLADAHPELTLRIEPGRALTAYCGWYVTEVLDVKHSHGEEFAVVRGGTHHLRTPATKGHDQPCAVLPVEEWPHPWPRPAAVGEYVSLTGQLCTPKDLLARNAHAPGLRAGDRVAFSLAGAYAWNISHHDFLMHPRPGFHFLG
- a CDS encoding IucA/IucC family protein, whose amino-acid sequence is MPPLTDSLGTTHLPTADDAVAHTLLNCLLREVSGPEHQTAVIDGHLLLRLPRRGLLLRVAVRRTSLLGAHRFTGPVQEQSGTGWTELDWRRLAEYTHDELALRTGVRNDEFLHQIDSSHRTLATALATRETTALATHDTAPHGLPDYLASERSLLFGHRFHPTPKARTGDADAWRSYAPEAGASFPLRHLAVRDHLIAEESAEAGATAVLDRERGDVPEGYRLLPAHPWQYEMLREHRLLREALGRGDILDLGPGGREYAATASVRTLFDGDSFLKFSLNVRITNCLRKNASYELSGAVALTRVLAPAFTDLSTRFPGSAMLREPAYRSLAVPGPDGTPDRALLEGFGVIVREGLSRRLLPGTTPLLAAAVADEYPTSAAHISRLLDGAGPAAALDWWRAYLRLLVPPVLSAYFDHGLVLEPHLQNVLVCVDTDGMPAQVLFRDLEGTKLVPDHHADTLAALPPEVAGPMSYDARRGWDRVVYCLLVNHVAELLAALADLHPETEADLWAAVRATIRAYADEEGCPPRLSALLAGVPLPAKTNLLTRWERKADREAGYVRLPSPLAEDVLRWSTR